A single window of Hyphomicrobiales bacterium DNA harbors:
- a CDS encoding Carbohydrate ABC transporter membrane protein 2 (CUT1 family) has protein sequence MREIALKPLLRQAGLIVVGVLILLWTLLPLYHMLILSLTPLGEGFAGKLWPDAPTLDNYRIVLTQDNYYLSRFWLQLGNSVFVAFASCVIVFACSLTASFAITRLRPRFAGLASHLALITYLVPATFLAIPFYQVMGSYGLLGSRWALIITIATFATPYAIWVLQQNAGSVPRELDEAAEIDGASPWQVFRLVYLPLMVPTIVAVGAFAVMLSWNEYLYAFLLLSDEDRITLPVMLGQFLSDDSAPWPLLMVSGVLYSLPPAILYFLARRYMAAGLAAGSVKG, from the coding sequence ATGCGTGAGATCGCCCTCAAGCCGCTTCTCCGGCAGGCCGGACTGATCGTCGTCGGCGTGCTTATCCTGCTATGGACACTGCTGCCGCTCTACCACATGCTGATCCTGTCTCTGACGCCGCTGGGGGAAGGCTTCGCGGGCAAGCTATGGCCCGACGCGCCGACGCTCGACAACTATCGCATCGTGTTGACGCAGGACAATTACTACCTGTCACGCTTCTGGCTGCAACTCGGCAACAGCGTGTTCGTCGCCTTTGCGAGCTGTGTCATCGTCTTTGCCTGCAGCTTGACCGCAAGTTTCGCGATCACCCGGCTGCGGCCGCGCTTCGCGGGCCTGGCGTCGCATCTGGCCCTCATCACCTATCTCGTGCCAGCGACGTTTCTCGCCATTCCCTTCTATCAGGTGATGGGGTCCTACGGCCTGCTCGGCAGCCGCTGGGCGCTGATCATCACCATCGCGACCTTCGCCACGCCCTATGCGATCTGGGTATTGCAGCAGAACGCCGGCAGCGTGCCGCGTGAACTCGACGAGGCGGCTGAGATCGACGGCGCCAGTCCCTGGCAGGTTTTCCGCCTCGTCTACCTTCCGCTGATGGTGCCGACCATCGTGGCGGTGGGGGCTTTCGCGGTGATGCTGTCATGGAACGAATATCTCTACGCTTTCCTTCTTCTGTCGGATGAGGATCGGATTACCTTGCCGGTCATGCTCGGGCAGTTCCTGAGTGACGATTCCGCGCCATGGCCGCTCCTGATGGTCTCGGGTGTGCTTTATTCGTTGCCGCCAGCGATACTTTACTTCCTGGCGCGCCGTTACATGGCCGCGGGTCTCGCGGCCGGCAGCGTCAAGGGATGA
- a CDS encoding Gluconolactonase, which yields MSLYPPPSPIETTLFADVVAQLGLKPRSSPWLTASGLGDTHSFLEGPSFDADGNLYVVDTPFGRILRVSPGGEVAIAAQYDGAPNGLKVHRDGDIYIADRMNGIMHLDPVSGRISAYLGRDRLEPGFKGPNDLVFARNGDLYFTDQGNTGLQDPTGRVFRLRRSGQLDCLLDNVPSPNGIALNPTENQLFVAVTFAQQVWRCPLLADGSTHKVGVYQSFSGGFSGPDGLAVDVEGGLAVCHNRMGIVWMFDGLGIPTYRINSCRGRLTTNLAYGGLDRRTLFITESETGSILKAQVPVPGLDLRAATHPPIQIR from the coding sequence ATGAGCCTCTATCCGCCGCCGTCACCCATCGAAACCACGCTCTTCGCCGATGTCGTGGCCCAACTCGGCCTGAAGCCGCGCAGCTCACCGTGGCTCACCGCGTCCGGACTCGGCGATACGCATTCTTTTCTGGAGGGGCCGAGCTTCGATGCCGATGGCAATCTCTACGTGGTCGACACGCCTTTCGGCCGGATCCTGCGCGTCAGCCCGGGCGGGGAAGTGGCCATCGCCGCGCAGTATGACGGAGCGCCCAATGGCCTGAAGGTCCACCGCGACGGCGACATCTATATCGCCGATCGCATGAACGGCATCATGCATCTCGATCCAGTCAGCGGCCGCATCAGCGCCTATCTCGGGCGCGACCGGCTGGAACCGGGCTTCAAGGGGCCGAACGATCTCGTTTTCGCCCGCAACGGCGACCTCTATTTCACAGACCAGGGCAATACGGGCCTGCAGGACCCGACAGGACGCGTCTTTCGCCTGCGGCGCAGCGGGCAGCTCGATTGTCTGCTCGACAACGTGCCGAGCCCTAATGGCATCGCGCTCAACCCGACGGAGAACCAATTGTTCGTCGCGGTCACCTTCGCGCAGCAGGTCTGGCGCTGTCCACTCCTCGCCGATGGCTCGACACATAAGGTCGGCGTTTATCAATCCTTCTCCGGCGGGTTCAGCGGGCCCGACGGCCTGGCGGTGGATGTGGAGGGTGGGCTCGCGGTCTGCCACAACCGCATGGGCATCGTATGGATGTTCGACGGTCTCGGCATTCCGACTTATCGAATCAATTCATGCCGGGGACGGCTGACAACCAATCTCGCCTATGGCGGCCTTGACCGGCGAACTCTTTTCATCACGGAATCCGAGACAGGCTCCATCCTGAAAGCACAGGTGCCGGTTCCCGGGCTGGATTTACGAGCCGCCACTCATCCGCCTATCCAAATCCGATAA
- a CDS encoding MarR family transcriptional regulator gives MSIPCYCIHLKTATRKLTALYDAALEPIGINISQFSLLRNIERRQPVSLTELGRELHLDRSTMGRNIRVIEKMGLVEMGRGDDQRESKVSLSGHGADMLRKAEPIWDDCQAEVVRRIGERRLQALREINALL, from the coding sequence ATGTCGATCCCATGTTATTGCATCCATCTGAAGACCGCGACTCGCAAGCTAACGGCGCTGTATGATGCGGCGTTGGAACCGATCGGCATTAATATCTCGCAATTCTCGCTGCTTAGAAACATCGAGCGTCGTCAACCGGTCAGCCTGACCGAACTCGGCAGGGAACTGCATCTCGACCGCTCGACGATGGGCCGCAACATCCGCGTTATCGAGAAGATGGGCCTGGTCGAGATGGGGCGCGGGGACGACCAGCGCGAATCGAAGGTAAGCCTCAGCGGGCATGGTGCCGACATGCTGCGGAAGGCCGAGCCGATATGGGACGATTGCCAGGCCGAAGTTGTTCGTCGTATCGGCGAACGGCGCTTGCAGGCGCTTCGTGAGATCAACGCGCTGCTCTAG
- a CDS encoding MFS transporter — translation MSSPAFAEASGLPAILARRGLHYGWVVASVTFLAMLVTAGAVGAPGVLIGPLQKEFGWSASEISSAFAVRLVLFGLLGPFAAAFMNRFGVRRVAATALSLVAAGVIGSFAMTTLWQLFLLWGVVVGFGTGMTALVLGATVATRWFSARRGLVIGLLTASTATGQLVFLPLLASLTEAFGWRAALGLVLGMLLLAAVVVLTLMRDRPSDIGLAPYGAADPTPIPAPAQLSFAAMLASPLVALRDASRSRTFWVLFGTFFICGASTNGLVQTHFVSLCGDFGIVPVAAAGMLAVIGVFDFAGTVGSGWLSDRFESRNLLFWYYGLRGLSLIYLPFTSFSFYELSIFAVFYGLDWVATVPPTIKLTADRFGERANLVFGWIFAGHQLGAAFAAWGGGFSRTAYESYLPAFLIAGILCLIAAISIVAIREPRHPALKPAAA, via the coding sequence ATGTCATCGCCTGCCTTCGCGGAAGCCTCCGGCCTTCCCGCCATCCTGGCCCGCCGTGGTCTTCACTATGGCTGGGTGGTGGCGAGCGTGACGTTCCTGGCCATGCTGGTGACGGCCGGAGCGGTCGGCGCGCCGGGCGTGTTGATCGGGCCGCTGCAGAAGGAGTTCGGCTGGTCAGCCTCAGAGATCTCCTCGGCCTTTGCTGTGCGTCTCGTCCTGTTCGGCTTGCTCGGCCCGTTTGCTGCGGCCTTCATGAACCGCTTCGGTGTCCGGCGTGTCGCGGCCACCGCGTTGAGCTTGGTCGCAGCTGGAGTGATCGGCTCATTCGCGATGACGACGCTTTGGCAGCTATTCCTCCTCTGGGGCGTGGTCGTCGGCTTCGGAACCGGAATGACCGCTCTGGTGCTGGGCGCGACCGTGGCGACACGCTGGTTCTCGGCCCGTCGCGGCCTGGTGATCGGCCTGTTGACCGCGAGCACGGCGACAGGCCAGCTCGTTTTTTTGCCGCTGCTCGCGAGCCTGACCGAGGCCTTTGGCTGGCGCGCTGCTCTCGGTCTCGTCCTCGGAATGTTGCTTCTCGCTGCCGTTGTCGTTCTGACGCTGATGCGCGACCGACCCTCCGATATCGGGCTCGCCCCCTATGGCGCGGCTGATCCGACACCTATTCCCGCTCCAGCACAGCTATCGTTCGCAGCGATGCTCGCTTCTCCTCTCGTGGCGCTGCGGGACGCATCGCGCTCACGCACCTTCTGGGTGCTGTTCGGGACCTTCTTCATCTGTGGTGCCAGCACGAATGGCCTTGTGCAGACGCATTTTGTGTCGCTGTGCGGCGATTTCGGCATTGTGCCGGTTGCCGCCGCGGGCATGCTCGCCGTCATCGGTGTCTTCGATTTCGCCGGCACGGTCGGTTCGGGGTGGTTGTCCGACCGCTTCGAGAGCCGCAACTTGCTGTTCTGGTATTACGGCCTGCGCGGGCTTTCGCTGATCTACCTGCCATTCACTTCATTCAGCTTCTACGAGCTGTCGATCTTCGCGGTCTTCTACGGGCTCGACTGGGTCGCCACCGTGCCTCCCACCATCAAGCTCACGGCCGACCGGTTCGGAGAGCGGGCAAACCTCGTTTTCGGATGGATCTTCGCCGGTCATCAGCTGGGTGCTGCCTTCGCGGCCTGGGGCGGCGGGTTCAGCCGCACGGCCTATGAGAGCTACCTGCCAGCCTTCCTCATCGCCGGCATCCTCTGCCTCATCGCGGCCATTTCCATCGTCGCCATCAGGGAGCCCCGGCATCCCGCGCTCAAGCCAGCTGCCGCGTAG
- the thlA gene encoding Acetyl-CoA acetyltransferase, which produces MHKAEIILAHPVRTPIGGYNGALKTMPATALGAIVVRETLKRAALDPAGVNAVVLGNVIQAGNRMNPARQASVDGGVPVTVPALTVNRVCGSGAQAIVSAAQEISAGDAALVVAGGMENMDRAPYLLEGGRWGYRMGPATVLDSMMTDGLNDAFSGEHSGWHTEDLVEKQQITREEQDAFSVRSQQRFHAAQKAGHFKAEIVPVDVKGRKGTEVFATDEAPRPDTTMEVLAKLKPAFRPNGSITAGNAPGLNSAAAAMIVAERRHAEGRGIEPIGKLVAHGVSAVEPGLFGLGPVPAVRKALEKAGWSLGDIDRIEINEAFAAVPIAVARELGLPADIVNVEGGAIAHGHPIGATGAILVTRLLHAMKRDGLRRGMVTLCIGGGQGIALALEAV; this is translated from the coding sequence ATGCATAAGGCTGAGATCATCCTCGCTCATCCCGTCCGCACGCCGATCGGCGGCTATAACGGTGCGCTGAAGACGATGCCCGCCACAGCGCTCGGCGCTATTGTGGTGCGCGAGACTCTGAAGCGCGCGGCATTGGATCCCGCAGGTGTCAATGCGGTGGTGTTGGGGAACGTCATCCAGGCCGGAAACCGCATGAATCCCGCGCGGCAGGCTTCGGTGGACGGCGGGGTTCCGGTGACCGTGCCGGCGCTCACCGTCAACCGCGTCTGTGGGTCCGGCGCGCAGGCTATCGTCTCCGCGGCCCAGGAAATCTCGGCGGGGGATGCGGCCCTCGTGGTTGCCGGCGGCATGGAGAACATGGACCGTGCGCCCTATCTGCTGGAAGGCGGACGCTGGGGATATCGGATGGGGCCAGCGACCGTGCTCGACAGCATGATGACCGATGGCCTCAACGACGCCTTTTCGGGGGAGCATTCCGGCTGGCACACCGAGGACCTGGTCGAGAAGCAGCAGATCACCCGAGAGGAGCAGGACGCGTTCTCCGTGCGCTCTCAGCAACGCTTTCACGCCGCGCAGAAGGCCGGTCACTTCAAGGCAGAGATCGTCCCCGTCGATGTGAAGGGGCGCAAAGGGACCGAAGTCTTCGCCACCGACGAGGCGCCGCGGCCTGACACCACCATGGAGGTGCTAGCGAAGCTAAAGCCGGCGTTCCGCCCGAATGGATCGATCACTGCGGGAAATGCACCGGGTCTCAACAGCGCGGCCGCCGCAATGATCGTCGCGGAGCGTCGCCATGCCGAAGGCAGAGGCATCGAACCGATCGGGAAGCTGGTGGCCCATGGTGTCTCAGCGGTCGAACCCGGGTTGTTCGGGCTTGGTCCGGTGCCGGCTGTTCGTAAGGCGCTTGAGAAGGCCGGTTGGTCTCTCGGAGATATCGATCGGATCGAGATCAACGAAGCCTTCGCGGCGGTGCCCATCGCGGTCGCGCGGGAGCTCGGCCTGCCGGCGGATATTGTCAATGTTGAAGGCGGGGCCATCGCCCATGGCCACCCCATCGGAGCGACGGGCGCCATTCTCGTGACGCGCCTTCTTCATGCGATGAAGCGCGACGGCTTGCGCAGAGGCATGGTGACGCTGTGCATCGGCGGCGGCCAGGGTATCGCTCTGGCTCTCGAAGCCGTCTGA
- a CDS encoding hypothetical protein (Evidence 5 : Unknown function) translates to MVLVLRSRRSRWIVGVRLAGAVGGPLRRFVDLIQDLQRLNQDFVNSGVALQGKYQESPESQQVEKAKRKLWTNLVSNAYEIYFWAVIDLGISMS, encoded by the coding sequence GTGGTTCTGGTACTGCGGTCCAGGCGTAGCCGGTGGATCGTAGGCGTTCGGCTCGCTGGTGCCGTTGGGGGACCGCTTCGTAGGTTTGTCGATCTTATCCAAGACCTGCAGAGATTGAATCAAGATTTCGTCAATAGTGGGGTTGCACTGCAAGGTAAATATCAGGAATCGCCAGAGTCCCAGCAGGTTGAAAAAGCTAAGCGTAAGCTTTGGACGAACCTGGTATCGAACGCGTATGAAATCTATTTCTGGGCCGTCATCGACCTCGGGATTTCAATGTCATGA
- a CDS encoding YkuD domain-containing protein translates to MFPYTHVLFRKLGAALPVCFLVLAMGAAQALSVDEINNAGRPLPAKAKSHRPIASLVKTQTLLARQGISPGEIDGMDGDNYRKAIAEFRRQRNLGAGDVVDEATWRALQGDTSKDILRDYSVTKEDMKSKFVGRIPHDYARQARMKRLGYQNAREMFAERFKMSEDLLRSLNPKARYRRPGEMLYVISAARKLPSDDARTIEADKAMSLVRALNAAGETIASYPATIGSTDTPSPEGEYQVVRVVRNPSYHYDPVKNFQQGRNKRRLVLAKGPNNPVGTVWIELSKPTFGIHGTPEPSRIGKTSSHGCVRLTNWDAQELAQLVKPGTTVRFID, encoded by the coding sequence ATGTTTCCATACACGCATGTCTTGTTTCGGAAGCTTGGTGCCGCTCTGCCGGTGTGTTTCCTCGTGCTGGCAATGGGAGCCGCACAAGCCCTCTCGGTGGATGAGATCAATAACGCCGGGCGCCCCCTTCCGGCAAAGGCCAAGAGCCACCGCCCGATCGCATCGCTCGTCAAGACCCAGACATTGCTGGCGCGTCAGGGGATCTCTCCCGGTGAGATCGATGGAATGGACGGCGACAATTACAGGAAGGCGATCGCCGAGTTCCGGCGCCAACGCAATCTCGGCGCGGGCGACGTCGTGGACGAGGCCACATGGCGAGCCCTGCAAGGCGATACGAGCAAAGACATCCTCCGCGACTACAGTGTGACCAAGGAGGACATGAAATCGAAGTTTGTCGGGCGCATTCCCCATGATTATGCCCGCCAGGCGCGTATGAAGCGCCTCGGCTACCAGAACGCGCGCGAAATGTTCGCTGAGCGCTTTAAGATGAGCGAGGATCTGCTGCGATCCCTCAATCCCAAAGCCCGTTACCGCAGGCCTGGCGAGATGCTTTACGTCATCTCGGCGGCACGGAAACTCCCGTCCGATGACGCACGGACCATCGAGGCTGACAAGGCGATGAGCTTGGTTCGCGCTCTGAATGCGGCAGGGGAGACGATCGCCAGCTATCCCGCCACCATCGGCAGCACGGACACACCCTCGCCAGAAGGTGAATATCAGGTTGTGCGCGTCGTGAGGAACCCCAGTTACCACTACGACCCCGTCAAGAATTTCCAGCAGGGCCGAAACAAGCGCCGGCTCGTGCTTGCCAAGGGCCCGAACAATCCGGTCGGAACGGTCTGGATTGAGCTCTCGAAGCCCACGTTCGGTATCCATGGAACGCCTGAGCCGTCACGCATCGGCAAAACCTCGTCACACGGCTGCGTCCGACTCACGAACTGGGATGCCCAGGAACTGGCTCAACTCGTCAAGCCGGGTACAACCGTCCGCTTCATCGATTAG
- a CDS encoding conserved hypothetical protein (Evidence 4 : Unknown function but conserved in other organisms) — translation MSERRVSMHKKLKSGSAYEERYSYSRAVVIGDWVLVSNTAGRNHATKEMPTTPLGQLKQTIYNIQKALQAAGADLEDIVRARIYIPDPSHNPELLDHWGERFRGIDPVVTITACPLASKEYLVEIEVTAYKGARETGWEREAISLA, via the coding sequence ATGTCCGAAAGAAGAGTGTCCATGCACAAGAAGCTCAAATCCGGTTCCGCCTATGAAGAGCGATACTCCTATAGCCGTGCCGTCGTGATCGGCGACTGGGTTCTGGTGTCCAATACGGCCGGCCGCAATCACGCCACCAAGGAAATGCCGACCACGCCGCTCGGCCAGCTCAAGCAGACCATCTACAACATCCAGAAGGCGCTTCAGGCCGCGGGCGCGGATCTTGAGGACATCGTGCGGGCTCGCATCTATATTCCCGATCCCAGCCACAACCCGGAGCTGCTGGACCATTGGGGCGAGCGTTTCCGTGGCATCGATCCGGTCGTGACCATCACCGCCTGCCCGCTGGCCTCGAAGGAATATCTCGTGGAGATCGAGGTCACAGCGTACAAGGGCGCACGGGAGACGGGCTGGGAGCGCGAGGCCATCTCCCTCGCGTGA
- the aldA gene encoding aldehyde dehydrogenase A: protein MASNAFLGLDRTYRTYIDGAFSDSHAGLIDVINPSTGAVIGRVPESDTAEVDRAVAAARRAQSSWEKLPAIERAGYLRQISAKVRENRVALADILVQEQGKIRGLAQVEVDFTADYIDYMAEWARRIEGEVLTSDRPNETMLLLRKPVGVVAGILPWNFPFFLIARKLSPALVTGNTIVIKPSEETPINAHIFAELVDQTDLPKGVFNLVGGRGASTGQALAAHPGIDLITFTGSVGTGSHIMQLAGRNLTRVNLELGGKAPAIVLKDADLDLAAQAIFASRVINTGQVCNCAERVYVERDVHDALVAKLKTLFEGTRYGNPASEDDLHMGPLINQAGLDKVAAAVDLARQQGAQVVTGGRKADLGQGYHYEPTLLVGATADMDIMRRETFGPVLPIQIVDSLDEAIALSNDSDYGLTSSIYTRDLQAALKASRELKFGETYINRENFEAMQGFHAGRRKSGIGGADGKHGLYEFTETQVVYIAG, encoded by the coding sequence ATGGCCAGCAATGCATTCCTGGGCCTTGACCGGACCTATCGTACCTATATCGACGGCGCGTTCTCCGACAGCCACGCCGGGCTGATCGACGTGATCAATCCGTCAACCGGCGCGGTGATAGGACGTGTTCCAGAGAGCGACACCGCCGAAGTGGATCGCGCCGTCGCCGCCGCGCGCCGCGCCCAGTCAAGCTGGGAAAAGCTCCCGGCGATCGAGCGCGCTGGCTATCTGCGCCAGATCTCGGCGAAAGTTCGCGAGAACCGGGTCGCGCTCGCCGACATTCTTGTCCAGGAACAGGGCAAGATCCGCGGCCTCGCTCAGGTCGAAGTGGATTTCACCGCCGACTATATCGACTATATGGCCGAGTGGGCGCGCCGCATTGAGGGTGAGGTGCTCACCAGCGACCGCCCCAACGAAACCATGCTGCTCCTGCGCAAGCCGGTGGGTGTCGTCGCGGGCATCCTGCCCTGGAACTTCCCCTTCTTCCTCATCGCCCGCAAGCTCTCCCCGGCACTGGTGACCGGCAACACCATCGTCATCAAGCCGAGCGAGGAAACGCCGATCAACGCCCATATCTTCGCGGAGCTGGTGGATCAGACCGATCTGCCGAAGGGCGTATTCAACCTGGTTGGCGGGCGCGGCGCCAGCACCGGCCAGGCGCTGGCCGCCCACCCGGGCATCGACCTCATCACCTTCACCGGTTCGGTCGGCACCGGATCGCACATCATGCAGCTCGCCGGGCGGAACCTGACGCGCGTCAATCTCGAACTCGGCGGCAAGGCCCCGGCGATCGTGCTCAAGGACGCGGATCTCGACCTCGCGGCCCAGGCTATCTTCGCCTCCCGCGTAATCAACACGGGACAGGTGTGCAACTGTGCCGAGCGCGTCTATGTGGAGCGCGACGTCCATGATGCTCTCGTCGCAAAGCTGAAGACGCTGTTCGAAGGCACCCGCTACGGCAATCCGGCCTCCGAGGACGACTTGCATATGGGGCCGCTGATCAACCAGGCCGGCCTCGACAAGGTCGCCGCGGCGGTGGATCTGGCACGCCAGCAGGGCGCGCAGGTCGTCACGGGGGGCCGCAAGGCCGACCTCGGCCAAGGCTACCATTACGAGCCGACGTTGCTCGTGGGGGCCACGGCCGATATGGACATCATGCGCCGCGAAACCTTCGGCCCGGTGCTTCCGATCCAGATCGTCGACAGCTTGGACGAAGCCATCGCCCTGTCGAATGATTCCGACTACGGCCTGACCTCGTCGATCTACACGCGCGATCTGCAGGCGGCCCTGAAGGCCTCGCGCGAGTTGAAGTTCGGCGAAACCTATATCAACCGCGAGAACTTCGAGGCCATGCAGGGTTTCCACGCTGGGCGTCGCAAGTCCGGCATCGGCGGCGCCGACGGCAAGCACGGGCTCTACGAGTTCACCGAGACGCAGGTCGTCTACATCGCCGGCTGA